The nucleotide sequence ATGCCTGAATTTAACATACCGGAATTAGTTGAACCTGTTTTAGCCGAAAATTCAATTTCAGGCCCATATTTTTCATAGAACGAAGCGATTAACGCTTCGTCCATAGGCTTTGTATAATTGTATAAAGGCGTTACGATTTCGCCATTTTCATCCAAATGAACAAAACTAGCGCCGTAGGTAGAGAAATTGATGGCTTTTACATCGTATTCCTGTGCCTCTAATATTCTATGAAATAATTCTTTGAGCCATTTATGTAAAGCTACGATGTCTTCGGTAGGAAAGCCATCTTCATCCTGAATTTCATCAAATTTTATGTATTCGCGATACACTTCCTTGAAGTCTTTATCAAAGAGGAAGAATTTTTTATTGGTTTTTCCAATATCAAAAACGGCGGTTACTTTCTGTTTCATGCTCTTTATATTATAGACCAGTAGCTACTGAATGCAGACCTCTTTCTTTGATTAATCCGTTTCTAACATCTAAAGAACGGAAAGCATTGATAGGACTAATGACACCACCTCTGTTCAATCTTGCTTTTTCAAGCAATGGTCTAACATCCGTTCTGTAGGCACCTTGCAAAATTTCTTGGCATTTTACTACATCATGAGCTAGTTGTGCTGCTTTTAAAGCTGCTTGGTCTACTAATAATGCTTTAGCAAATGCTTCTTGAATAGCCTCCAATGATTGGATTAAATCTTCCAAAGGATCTTTTACGTTATGACTCGCATCAATCATCCAAGCTAAGTCTGGATTTTGTGGGTTGTTAGCCATTCCGTACACCAATTCGTTAAAAATTAAGAATAAAGCATAAGGTTTGATACTTCCAGCGGTTAAATCGTCATCACCGTATTTACTATCGTTGAAGTGGAAACCTCCTAATTTTCCTTTTAACATCAAAATGGAAACGATTTGTTCAATATTGCTGTTTGGTAAATGGTGTCCTAAATCGACTAATGATAAAGCTTTTTCACCACATTCGTTAGCCAACATAAACGAAGTTCCCCAATCTTGAATTACAGTAGAGTAGAAGTTAGGCTCATAAGGTTTGTATTCAATTAACATTTTCCAGTCTTCAGGCAATCCTTTGTAGATGTCTTTTA is from Flavobacterium sp. NG2 and encodes:
- a CDS encoding sugar isomerase, with translation MKITKDQIQDANKSGLDSHKENFDFLANKLTKNGHNVEAILSKLADFQIAIPSWALGAGGTRFGRFSFYGEPSTLEQKIEDIGLIHSLTQTAGAVSLHIPWDVPQDYNAVKELAQSLDIKFDAVNSNTFQDQKDSKYSYKYGSLSNIEKEVREQAIQHNIDVINIGNKLGSKALTVWLADGSCFPGQNNFQAALQNTQDSLKDIYKGLPEDWKMLIEYKPYEPNFYSTVIQDWGTSFMLANECGEKALSLVDLGHHLPNSNIEQIVSILMLKGKLGGFHFNDSKYGDDDLTAGSIKPYALFLIFNELVYGMANNPQNPDLAWMIDASHNVKDPLEDLIQSLEAIQEAFAKALLVDQAALKAAQLAHDVVKCQEILQGAYRTDVRPLLEKARLNRGGVISPINAFRSLDVRNGLIKERGLHSVATGL